A region from the Triticum aestivum cultivar Chinese Spring chromosome 3D, IWGSC CS RefSeq v2.1, whole genome shotgun sequence genome encodes:
- the LOC123076576 gene encoding G-type lectin S-receptor-like serine/threonine-protein kinase SD2-5, whose product MVWSAKADSPVSLLGSNFVLDKDGNAYLKSAAGSVLWTANASNKGASMRLLDSGNLVVLGRDNTSASPLCSSFSNPTNTLVSGQVFVVGMALKNMAYRLEIKSRDMMMYYTGLERSQPYWSATTDIRTITGRKGDIYSVKLGLASWYFYDRSRSLVSQIFIPNDDGDAIANTNGTLTSVLGGEGSIAFSILQNGSGRSSHPKGIPLGSCDVPARCSPYSICIDGAGCQCSSALSSFPNCNPGIISPCCSRDEFQLAQLDDGVGYTGTRFALPVATNTNITGCKDACMNNCSCVAVVFNQGNCFLFDQISSFHMRNGRFFTSFVKVPRNNRGSAQGRRRTGITIVYVIGPLAFIGVLIYVGLCIYGRKTQGQAEEYGYLETIAGAPTQFTYRELQAATNNFCDKIGKGGFGSVYLGTLPDASCIAVKKLEGVGQGEKEFCSEVTIIGGIRHRHLMAKGSLHRCIFCTKEDDAPLLDWDTRFYIALGTAKGLAYLHQDCESKIIHCDVKTENVLVDDNFTAKVSDFGLAKLMSREQSHAFVMLRGTRGYLAPEWITNRAVSKKCDVYSYGMVLLEIISGRRNFHPMEVSEKAHFHPLLSRRWKKEDFCQRPSMSKVVQMLEGPCSSLKPDDVNAFLFVFAVTPT is encoded by the exons ATGGTCTGGTCCGCCAAGGCCGACTCCCCAGTCTCTCTTTTGGGCAGTAACTTTGTGTTGGACAAGGATGGCAATGCCTACCTGAAGTCTGCCGCAGGATCCGTCCTCTGGACCGCCAACGCCTCCAACAAGGGTGCCTCCATGCGGCTGCTGGACTCCGGCAACCTCGTTGTGCTGGGTAGAGATAACACCTCAGCCTCTCCTCTTTGTTCCAGCTTCAGCAACCCAACAAACACGCTCGTTTCTGGACAGGTCTTCGTCGTCGGCATGGCCCTGAAGAACATGGCGTATAGGCTCGAGATCAAGTCCCGCGACATGATGATGTACTACACGGGACTGGAGAGATCCCAGCCGTACTGGTCTGCAACGACGGATATCAGGACGATCACCGGCAGGAAAGGTGACATATACTCTGTGAAACTCGGCTTAGCTTCTTGGTACTTCTATGATCGATCCAGGTCGCTTGTATCACAGATTTTCATTCCAAATGATGACGGTGATGCCATCGCCAACACCAACGGCACGCTGACTTCTGTACTAGGTGGAGAAGGATCCATTGCCTTCAGCATCCTGCAGAATGGGAGTGGACGGAGTAGTCACCCAAAGGGGATTCCGTTGGGCTCATGTGACGTGCCGGCACGATGCAGCCCATactctatctgcatcgacggggcAGGGTGTCAGTGCTCTTCGGCCCTGAGTTCGTTTCCAAACTGCAATCCCGGTATCATCTCACCGTGTTGCTCAAGGGATGAGTTTCAGCTAGCTCAACTTGATGATGGAGTTGGATATACCGGCACTAGATTCGCCTTGCCTGTTGCAACGAACACAAACATCACAGGATGCAAGGATGCCTGCATGAACAATTGTTCGTGTGTTGCTGTGGTCTTCAACCAAGGCAATTGCTTCCTTTTCGATCAGATCAGTAGCTTCCACATGAGAAACGGAAGATTTTTTACATCTTTTGTCAAGGTACCTCGCAATAATCGTGGCTCTGCGCAAGGTAGGAGGCGTACCGGTATCACCATCGTCTATGTAATTGGACCTTTAGCATTCATAGGGGTGCTCATTTATGTTGGTCTCTGCATTTATGGAAGGAAAACACAAGGTCAAGCAGAAGAGTATGGATATCTGGAGACGATAGCTGGAGCGCCTACACAGTTCACTTACAGGGAGCTCCAAGCTGCAACAAACAACTTCTGTGACAAGATTGGCAAGGGAGGATTTGGATCCGTGTACCTTGGGACGCTCCCAGACGCAAGCTGCATCGCTGTGAAGAAGCTGGAGGGCGTAGGCCAAGGGGAGAAAGAGTTTTGCTCTGAGGTGACGATAATCGGTGGCATCCGCCACAGACATCTG ATGGCCAAGGGATCTCTACATAGGTGCATTTTTTGTACTAAAGAAGATGATGCTCCCCTTTTGGACTGGGATACGAGGTTCTACATCGCACTTGGGACAGCGAAGGGCCTGGCATACCTTCATCAGGATTGCGAGTCGAAGATCATACACTGTGACGTCAAGACTGAGAATGTTCTGGTTGATGACAACTTCACTGCAAAGGTATCCGATTTTGGCCTTGCCAAACTGATGAGCAGAGAACAAAGCCACGCCTTTGTGATGCTGAGGGGCACCCGGGGCTATCTTGCGCCGGAGTGGATCACCAACCGCGCCGTCTCAAAGAAGTGTGACGTCTATAGCTATGGGATGGTCCTGCTCGAAATAATTAGCGGGAGGAGGAACTTTCATCCCATGGAGGTCTCAGAGAAAGCCCATTTCCACCCTTTGCTTTCAAGAAGATGGAAGAAG GAAGATTTTTGCCAGAGACCTTCCATGTCAAAAGTTGTCCAGATGCTTGAAGGC CCATGCAGCTCTCTCAAGCCAGATGATGTAAATGCTTTTCTTTTTGTCTTTGCGGTAACTCCGACCTAG